One Diabrotica virgifera virgifera chromosome 3, PGI_DIABVI_V3a genomic window carries:
- the LOC114325852 gene encoding endothelial lipase-like has translation MSQVELVVVTFIGFLLMISGSSFVTESDLTHFFYNQANPSEGIRTDISNSSDVVRAGFSPQKDTFFYVHGWNDYYTSNKTVQKVVRAVLKIHDVNLFVLDWSLASNNSFYFGSILQMKRVGHFLGDLMEKFAKTGGLDLNRTTLCGHSLGGHVAGIAGTHLGGRLYQVVGLDPTSILLTAFQSFNPISKSSGQFVQIIHTNALFYGNFVATGHADYYINGGWVQIPECGLNDVEACSHLISIDYYAESLVTGNFIANKCGVNLLIFHGFCHKASYMGEYQLDRKARGSYYLDTNAKPPYAKG, from the exons ATGAGTCAAGTAGAATTAGTAGTGGTTACTTTTATAGGATTTTTATTAATGATTTCAG GATCATCTTTCGTTACTGAATCAGATCTAACGCATTTCTTTTACAACCAAGCTAACCCTTCCGAAGGTATTCGAACTGATATCTCCAACTCTTCTGATGTGGTTCGAGCTGGCTTTTCACCACAAAAGGATACTTTTTTCTACGTTCATGGATGGAATGACTACTACACCTCGAACAAAACCGTCCAAAAAGTTGTGAGAGCTGTGTTAAAAATCCACGATGTTAACTTGTTTGTATTGGATTGGTCACTGGCATCGAATAACTCATTTTATTTCGGTTCTATTCTACAGATGAAAAGGGTGGGTCACTTTTTGGGAGATCTGATGGAGAAATTTGCTAAAACTGGTGGCCTTGATCTTAATAGAACTACACTATGCGGGCATTCATTGGGTGGTCATGTGGCTGGGATTGCTGGTACTCATTTAGGAGGAAGACTTTACCAAGTAGTGG GTTTGGATCCAACGTCAATCCTGTTGACTGCCTTTCAATCATTTAATCCAATATCCAAATCTAGCGGTCAGTTTGTACAGATTATTCATACGAATGCACTTTTTTATGGGAACTTTGTAGCAACTGGCCATGCCGATTATTATATCAATGGTGGATGGGTGCAGATACCAGAATGTGGTCTTAATGACGTTGAAGCATGTTCACATTTAATCTCCATCGACTATTACGCTGAGTCATTGGTAACGGGAAATTTTATCGCAAACAAATGCGGCGTTAATTTGTTGATCTTTCATGGATTTTGCCATAAGGCTTCTTATATGGGGGAATATCAATTGGACAGAAA GGCGAGAGGTTCCTACTATTTGGATACTAATGCAAAACCACCATATGCAAAGGGATAA